The following proteins are co-located in the Clostridia bacterium genome:
- a CDS encoding DUF58 domain-containing protein — MPGPAELEGFLREIRHLGNIRLRQRLTGAGEGIHPGLRPGSSLDFHGHRPYIPGEDPRRIDWKAYARTGSLFLKDFSEERQAQVAVVLDGSASMDFGRPGKWEMGVKLALGLAYLALRQRDRVSFFIARGQSEALTENAAGIEPFYQLTRLVLRLRPSGVTAGRAFAGAGLRGAGLVFVLSDFLDLEVGALLDRLGAGGREVALVQIISPQELEPPVGEELKLVHAETGRVTRVHFPAEARSRYREKVKRFLVETREECLRRGAWYVWAPTTADPVLVLRQAVAMGG, encoded by the coding sequence ATGCCGGGACCGGCGGAACTGGAAGGCTTTTTGCGGGAAATCCGGCACCTGGGGAACATCCGGCTGCGCCAACGTCTCACCGGGGCCGGAGAGGGCATCCACCCCGGCCTGCGGCCGGGGAGTTCCCTGGACTTCCACGGCCACCGCCCTTATATCCCCGGAGAAGACCCGAGGAGGATCGACTGGAAGGCCTACGCCCGGACGGGAAGCCTTTTTCTTAAGGACTTCAGCGAGGAAAGGCAGGCGCAGGTGGCCGTAGTGCTCGACGGCAGCGCCTCTATGGATTTCGGCCGTCCGGGCAAGTGGGAAATGGGGGTGAAGCTGGCCTTGGGCCTTGCCTACCTGGCCCTGCGCCAGCGGGACCGGGTTTCCTTCTTCATCGCCCGGGGGCAGTCCGAGGCGTTGACGGAAAACGCGGCGGGAATAGAGCCTTTCTACCAACTCACGCGGCTGGTATTGCGTTTAAGGCCAAGTGGGGTTACGGCGGGCCGGGCTTTTGCCGGCGCCGGCCTCCGCGGGGCGGGGCTGGTTTTCGTGCTGTCCGATTTCTTGGATCTGGAGGTCGGCGCCCTGCTGGACCGGCTGGGTGCCGGTGGCCGGGAGGTGGCGCTGGTGCAAATAATCTCTCCCCAGGAATTGGAACCCCCAGTGGGGGAGGAGCTGAAGCTGGTGCACGCGGAAACCGGAAGGGTAACAAGGGTGCATTTCCCGGCCGAGGCCAGGAGCCGCTACAGGGAGAAGGTGAAGCGCTTCCTGGTGGAGACCAGAGAAGAGTGCCTTCGGCGGGGCGCCTGGTACGTGTGGGCGCCTACCACCGCGGACCCGGTGCTGGTCCTCAGACAGGCGGTGGCGATGGGGGGATGA
- a CDS encoding DUF4198 domain-containing protein produces MSNAGPGCEIWVLPEASHGHAGREVRCRVFCGHAGRPGGLADRKRLSAWVAAAGGARISLPVDPGDNTSHRLRFTPDREGFWAVTVENNVGPVAVIREGYYRQSTDAREVGYYYQYAKTWVEVGHLGRPYVAPESSFEAGYLGHELELAAAPGVYRAGEEVILEARYRGHPMPGAEVRATWVQREEEGWALVQTADAAGRARFALAHPGHWLFYIRHVIDTPDEEEYGRRVYSATLALLVVR; encoded by the coding sequence ATGTCTAATGCAGGGCCAGGCTGTGAGATCTGGGTATTGCCGGAGGCCAGCCACGGCCACGCGGGGCGCGAGGTGCGCTGCCGGGTGTTTTGCGGGCACGCGGGACGGCCTGGCGGCCTGGCGGACCGGAAGCGGCTTTCGGCTTGGGTGGCGGCTGCCGGCGGGGCACGCATTTCTCTGCCGGTAGACCCGGGTGATAACACCTCTCATAGGTTGCGGTTTACCCCCGACCGGGAAGGTTTTTGGGCCGTGACGGTGGAAAACAATGTGGGGCCGGTGGCCGTTATCCGAGAGGGCTATTACCGGCAGAGCACCGACGCCCGCGAAGTCGGCTACTACTACCAGTACGCCAAGACTTGGGTGGAGGTGGGGCATCTTGGCCGCCCTTACGTCGCGCCCGAGTCCTCCTTCGAGGCGGGCTATCTCGGCCACGAACTGGAATTGGCGGCTGCCCCCGGGGTTTATCGTGCGGGTGAGGAGGTCATCCTGGAGGCACGTTATCGCGGCCACCCCATGCCCGGAGCGGAAGTTAGGGCCACCTGGGTTCAGCGGGAGGAAGAAGGCTGGGCGCTGGTTCAGACCGCGGATGCGGCGGGAAGGGCAAGGTTTGCCTTGGCCCACCCCGGGCACTGGCTGTTCTATATCCGGCACGTGATTGACACCCCGGATGAGGAAGAGTACGGCCGGCGGGTGTACAGCGCCACCTTGGCCCTCCTGGTGGTTCGCTAG
- a CDS encoding AAA family ATPase: MEPAIEAERETQVLESFKARFEAVVGEVEKQVVGQREIVEQVLIAIVAGGNVLVEGAPGLGKTVLVKSFARVLDLPFSRIQFTPDLMPADIIGTEVVNRTERGLEFTFRPGPLFGSLVLADEINRASPKTQSALLEAMQEGAVTVGGVTYRLPEPFFVLATQNPIEMEGTYRLPEAQLDRFLFKLQVRLPGERDIHRILDVTTIGGDGLRLQKRLSREELLLMKDLAGRVPVPSTARQKAVQIVLQTHPDRTDVPLVREYVRYGASPRGVQAMIASARVRALAQGRFNVSVEDVREMALPCLRHRFFLNFKAVADGVEGDAIIRDILKRLG, translated from the coding sequence ATGGAGCCGGCAATTGAGGCGGAAAGGGAAACTCAGGTCTTAGAGAGCTTTAAGGCTCGGTTTGAGGCCGTGGTGGGCGAAGTGGAAAAGCAGGTGGTCGGGCAAAGGGAAATAGTGGAGCAGGTGCTGATTGCCATAGTGGCCGGAGGGAACGTGCTGGTGGAAGGAGCGCCGGGACTGGGCAAGACGGTTCTGGTAAAGTCCTTCGCCCGGGTGTTGGACCTTCCCTTTTCCCGCATCCAGTTCACTCCGGACTTGATGCCCGCGGATATCATCGGCACCGAAGTAGTAAACCGCACGGAGCGGGGGCTGGAATTCACCTTCCGCCCCGGCCCCCTTTTCGGTTCCCTGGTACTGGCCGACGAGATCAACCGGGCCAGCCCCAAGACCCAAAGCGCCCTTTTAGAGGCCATGCAGGAAGGGGCGGTCACCGTCGGCGGGGTTACTTACCGCCTGCCGGAACCGTTTTTCGTTCTGGCCACCCAGAATCCCATCGAAATGGAAGGCACCTACCGTCTCCCGGAAGCCCAACTGGACCGCTTCCTCTTCAAGCTCCAGGTGCGGCTACCCGGCGAGCGGGACATCCACCGGATCCTCGACGTGACCACCATCGGGGGGGACGGCCTGCGGCTGCAGAAGCGGCTATCGCGGGAAGAGCTTCTGCTCATGAAGGATTTGGCCGGCCGGGTGCCGGTTCCCTCGACGGCAAGGCAAAAAGCGGTGCAGATTGTGCTCCAGACCCACCCGGATCGGACGGACGTGCCCTTGGTGAGGGAGTATGTGCGCTACGGAGCCAGCCCGCGCGGGGTGCAGGCCATGATCGCCTCCGCCCGGGTGAGGGCGCTGGCCCAAGGCCGGTTCAACGTGTCGGTGGAGGACGTCCGGGAAATGGCCCTGCCCTGCCTGCGGCACCGGTTCTTTTTGAATTTCAAGGCCGTAGCCGACGGGGTGGAAGGCGACGCCATCATTAGAGATATCCTGAAAAGGTTGGGCTAG
- the yqeB gene encoding selenium-dependent molybdenum cofactor biosynthesis protein YqeB, with amino-acid sequence MRPETVVIRGAGELATGIAHRLRRSGFPVVMLELPQPTVERRTVALAEAVYEGEVTVEGVRGIRIEEPGAVQGAWARGAVPVLVDPEARCLGQLRPTVLVDAIMAKMNVGTRRDLAPVVIGVGPGFVAGLDADAVVETQCGHYLGRVIYRGAADPHTGVPGEILGYSEERVLRVPPEAAGRWEPNVEIGHKVSAEEVVAWVGNTPVRSRIAGVVRGLLRPGLEVRPGQKVGDVDPRGRAEYCFSISDRARAVAGGVLEAICHLLWVNPPRK; translated from the coding sequence GTGAGGCCGGAAACGGTGGTGATCAGGGGTGCGGGTGAGCTGGCTACGGGAATTGCCCACCGGCTGCGGCGGAGTGGTTTTCCCGTGGTGATGCTTGAGCTACCCCAGCCCACAGTGGAAAGGCGGACTGTAGCCCTGGCTGAAGCCGTTTACGAGGGGGAGGTTACTGTAGAAGGGGTCCGGGGCATAAGAATCGAGGAACCGGGCGCGGTACAGGGGGCATGGGCTCGAGGGGCGGTTCCGGTTCTGGTTGACCCCGAGGCCCGCTGCCTGGGGCAACTGAGGCCGACAGTTCTCGTGGACGCCATCATGGCCAAGATGAATGTGGGTACTCGTAGGGACCTCGCCCCGGTGGTGATCGGGGTGGGGCCGGGTTTCGTCGCCGGTCTGGACGCAGACGCGGTGGTGGAAACCCAATGCGGCCATTACCTGGGCCGGGTGATATATCGGGGCGCAGCCGACCCCCACACCGGGGTACCAGGAGAGATACTGGGCTACTCCGAGGAGCGGGTACTGCGGGTGCCGCCGGAGGCGGCCGGCCGCTGGGAGCCGAACGTGGAAATCGGCCACAAGGTAAGCGCTGAAGAGGTAGTGGCCTGGGTAGGAAACACGCCCGTCCGTAGCCGTATTGCGGGCGTGGTAAGGGGCTTGCTACGGCCGGGACTGGAGGTGAGGCCGGGGCAGAAGGTGGGCGACGTAGATCCTCGTGGCCGCGCGGAGTACTGCTTCAGCATCTCCGATAGAGCCCGGGCGGTGGCGGGCGGGGTGCTGGAGGCAATCTGCCATCTCCTGTGGGTTAACCCACCTCGGAAGTGA
- the hybB gene encoding Ni/Fe-hydrogenase cytochrome b subunit, with translation MEVGNWSFRITLPRVVLIGLVLVAALTALYRFIFGLGAVTNLSDQWPWGLWIGFDLLCGIALAGGGFSTALIVHVLHRDKYLPVARAALLTSLIGYLVALVSLFLDIGRWYNFWRPFFFWGYHSVLFEVFWCISLYTLVQILEFGEVFFERVRAPVLKGLLQKLMPLLLILGIVLPTLHQSSLGSLYVIAVNKLHPLWWSMLLPFFFVWSAFFLGPAMVTLEGTLAARAYRREPETPLFRSLTRVTLGMMLVYLAVKLIDLGYRGAFPRLFEGSFESHMYLVEMVGFVILPIIMYAVPAISRKTWGVLAASCLVVGGVVFNRLNVVFTGMAKAAGQPYFPSVWEFLITLGMWSALILVYCFLVENFPILPKEKHSSPGEGDKCPERG, from the coding sequence ATGGAAGTAGGGAATTGGTCCTTTAGGATCACGCTTCCCAGGGTGGTACTAATCGGGCTGGTATTAGTAGCAGCCTTAACCGCCTTGTATCGCTTCATCTTCGGCCTGGGCGCGGTGACCAACCTGAGCGATCAGTGGCCGTGGGGGTTGTGGATCGGTTTCGACCTGCTGTGCGGCATCGCCCTGGCCGGCGGCGGCTTTAGCACCGCCCTGATCGTGCACGTGCTGCACCGGGATAAGTACCTGCCCGTAGCCCGCGCGGCGCTGCTTACCTCCTTAATAGGCTACCTGGTGGCGCTGGTGAGCCTGTTTCTGGATATCGGACGTTGGTACAATTTCTGGCGGCCGTTCTTTTTCTGGGGCTACCACTCGGTGCTGTTCGAGGTGTTTTGGTGCATTTCTCTTTACACGCTGGTTCAAATCTTGGAGTTCGGCGAAGTCTTTTTCGAGAGGGTAAGAGCCCCCGTCCTGAAGGGCTTACTGCAAAAGCTGATGCCCCTCCTGCTAATCCTGGGTATTGTGTTACCCACCCTGCACCAGTCGTCGCTGGGCTCGCTATATGTCATAGCGGTAAACAAACTGCACCCGCTCTGGTGGTCCATGCTGCTTCCCTTCTTTTTCGTCTGGTCCGCCTTTTTCCTCGGCCCGGCCATGGTCACCCTGGAGGGAACTCTGGCCGCCCGGGCTTACCGGCGGGAGCCGGAGACGCCGTTATTCCGAAGCCTGACCCGGGTGACCCTGGGGATGATGCTGGTTTACCTGGCCGTAAAGCTGATCGACCTGGGCTACCGCGGCGCCTTTCCCCGGCTGTTCGAGGGCTCGTTTGAGAGCCACATGTACCTGGTGGAAATGGTCGGGTTCGTGATTCTGCCTATTATAATGTACGCGGTTCCGGCCATAAGCCGTAAGACCTGGGGGGTGCTGGCCGCCTCTTGCCTGGTGGTGGGCGGGGTCGTATTCAACCGCCTCAACGTGGTATTTACCGGCATGGCCAAAGCGGCCGGGCAGCCCTATTTTCCCAGCGTCTGGGAATTCCTGATTACCCTGGGGATGTGGAGCGCGCTCATCCTTGTCTATTGCTTCCTGGTGGAAAACTTTCCGATACTGCCCAAGGAGAAGCATAGTTCCCCTGGGGAAGGCGACAAGTGTCCGGAAAGGGGCTGA
- a CDS encoding DUF4430 domain-containing protein yields the protein MSIVSMRPDLRRLIALVLLAFLVVLGGCGSGKADSGSVITNRQAESSQPVRVPESEPGSEEAGVRETRGDARASAQSTLNPSEPASERSEEERTGQEGRHHEPVVSRQDRPPGSKLSQDGNGSGGSAAAGEGADQVTVIDGVAYRGYKGPVQGEVKYKEGTPASENAKTYKASGDIESPYKVDLIVTRDFGHQEMFAKTVGLVRDEVGMEVMFRNLDIQTAYGGGFVNAINGLESGYTFYTGKDRKKLDWFYWVNGILAPVGVAEYRPQPGDVIWWDYHDWSVTMFIPAVIGSYPQPFKNGFWGKNPGTVVMHTPTYQGEAERLKQSLESRGVKQVDTAPYDPEVLREPKKYYILMGLWDELAAGSEVLNDVNRRNKLVGVYVKFEDGEVKALDFKGNTVSSHRRAGAIYAYGSSIGSLYPVWVLTGTDEESLNRALDILIDRPGAIKHYFGAVVTPEGVIRVPYLN from the coding sequence ATGAGCATCGTCAGCATGCGGCCCGATCTCAGACGACTGATCGCGTTGGTTCTGTTGGCATTTCTGGTCGTCTTGGGTGGGTGCGGATCCGGCAAGGCGGATTCGGGCTCCGTGATCACCAATCGGCAAGCGGAAAGCAGCCAACCTGTGAGGGTTCCGGAAAGCGAACCCGGGAGTGAGGAGGCGGGAGTTCGGGAGACGAGGGGCGATGCCAGGGCTAGCGCCCAGTCAACCTTGAACCCGTCCGAGCCCGCCTCAGAGCGGAGCGAAGAAGAGAGGACCGGGCAGGAAGGACGGCACCACGAACCGGTTGTTAGCCGGCAGGACCGGCCTCCGGGCTCCAAGCTGAGCCAGGACGGAAACGGCTCCGGCGGGAGCGCGGCCGCAGGTGAAGGCGCCGACCAGGTAACGGTAATCGACGGCGTTGCTTATAGGGGCTACAAGGGGCCGGTGCAGGGGGAGGTCAAGTATAAGGAAGGCACCCCGGCCAGCGAGAACGCCAAAACCTACAAGGCCTCGGGGGATATCGAAAGCCCCTATAAGGTTGATCTGATTGTTACCCGGGACTTCGGCCATCAAGAAATGTTTGCCAAGACCGTGGGGCTGGTCCGAGACGAAGTGGGAATGGAAGTCATGTTCAGGAACCTGGATATCCAGACCGCCTACGGAGGCGGATTCGTGAACGCCATTAACGGCCTGGAGTCGGGCTATACCTTTTATACTGGCAAGGACAGGAAAAAGCTGGATTGGTTTTACTGGGTTAACGGCATTCTGGCTCCGGTGGGTGTTGCGGAGTACCGCCCCCAGCCTGGAGACGTTATTTGGTGGGACTATCACGACTGGAGCGTGACCATGTTCATTCCCGCCGTGATCGGTTCCTATCCCCAGCCCTTCAAGAACGGCTTCTGGGGGAAAAACCCCGGCACGGTGGTGATGCACACTCCGACGTACCAAGGGGAGGCCGAACGATTGAAGCAGAGCCTGGAAAGCCGAGGAGTCAAACAGGTGGACACTGCGCCCTACGATCCGGAAGTTCTGAGGGAGCCCAAGAAGTACTACATTCTCATGGGTCTATGGGACGAACTGGCCGCGGGAAGCGAGGTATTAAACGATGTTAACCGGCGGAATAAGCTGGTAGGGGTTTACGTCAAGTTCGAGGACGGCGAAGTGAAAGCCCTGGACTTTAAGGGCAATACTGTTTCCTCACACCGTCGGGCGGGAGCGATTTACGCCTATGGCTCCTCCATCGGCAGCCTGTATCCCGTGTGGGTGCTGACGGGTACGGACGAAGAGAGTTTGAACCGGGCCCTGGATATTCTCATCGATCGGCCTGGCGCTATCAAGCACTATTTCGGAGCCGTAGTGACCCCGGAGGGAGTGATTCGTGTTCCCTATCTTAATTAG
- a CDS encoding flavin reductase family protein — MILAPHKREQIMPLPVVLISTVGKDGVNNIAPWSCITPILRPLQELLLASWIKRDTLRNIRDTGEFVVNVPGADLAEEVMICSRNYPPEVDEFEESGLKPRSSRKVKPPGIEGCLAWAECTLVEEISREKYSLVIGRVVHLEADDRFFNQAGEMDYERAKPLCVMLGERGSWFTRPVFAGRYAEYAEMFVRQKD, encoded by the coding sequence GTGATTCTGGCCCCGCACAAGAGGGAACAGATAATGCCCCTACCGGTGGTGCTGATCTCCACCGTGGGAAAGGACGGGGTGAACAACATCGCTCCCTGGTCGTGCATCACCCCCATACTGAGGCCGCTCCAGGAGTTGCTTCTGGCCTCCTGGATCAAGCGGGACACTTTACGCAACATCCGGGATACGGGCGAGTTCGTGGTCAACGTGCCGGGAGCGGACCTGGCGGAGGAGGTAATGATTTGTTCGCGCAACTACCCGCCGGAAGTGGACGAGTTTGAAGAATCGGGCCTGAAGCCCCGGTCTTCCCGGAAAGTTAAGCCCCCTGGGATCGAGGGCTGCCTGGCCTGGGCGGAGTGCACTCTGGTAGAGGAGATCAGCCGGGAAAAGTACTCGCTGGTGATCGGCCGGGTAGTCCACCTGGAGGCGGATGACCGGTTCTTCAACCAAGCCGGGGAGATGGACTACGAGCGGGCCAAGCCGCTGTGCGTGATGCTCGGCGAGCGCGGTTCCTGGTTTACCCGGCCGGTCTTCGCCGGCCGCTACGCGGAGTACGCGGAAATGTTCGTGAGGCAGAAGGACTAG
- a CDS encoding DUF2292 domain-containing protein → MSSVRQLTTKEANLIRIIRTTKSGEIKIIIHEGQPVRVEEKKSSMEL, encoded by the coding sequence TTGAGCAGCGTCCGGCAGTTGACCACCAAAGAGGCTAACCTGATCCGGATTATCCGCACTACCAAGTCCGGCGAGATCAAGATTATCATTCACGAGGGCCAGCCTGTAAGGGTAGAAGAAAAGAAGAGTTCTATGGAATTGTAA
- a CDS encoding BatA and WFA domain-containing protein: MSFLRPEGWLLGLLLPVMVLLYLKKQPVVEYRVPSLRFWEEALREEQGFRLRRLDRYLSLLLQLLAGLFLVLAAAGPLWARPFPAERVVVALDGSFSMRAVEAGTSRFEQARQEAGRIIRDLSEGARVTLVLLAEGVQELVVDAAPREALEALARAQCASRPLNAALAAARLAAYPSPVILVTDKNLQLGDRIVRVGGALDNVGLIRARYDYYHGEVLFAVKNYSSGKKKVTLSLWQGSTLLDAVAAELSPQSEAEYSLAAPAAEGVLTLKIEDPDALAEDNAYFVPAGNQGKKRVLLLGGDFFVEKALAAMADAALLKVESNEEAAGEEASRAQVVIAADGQLPPALPERAGVWCLAAGSALPEVNERLPLKALPSPLTEGLVLKEVYLEGAVALPAGEGMQVVLKAGDLPVMVAGVENGRRTVYSSLDFRRTNLVTRPDFPLLVNNLVQWLAADAAGEHPDNPPAALITGEGLDAASAASRPPPNPLAVPLARAALALVLALLLLEGEVARRGL, encoded by the coding sequence ATGAGCTTTCTTAGACCGGAAGGGTGGCTGCTGGGTCTACTCCTGCCGGTAATGGTGCTGCTCTATCTCAAGAAGCAGCCGGTCGTGGAATACCGGGTGCCCAGCCTGCGGTTTTGGGAGGAGGCGCTGAGGGAGGAGCAGGGGTTCCGGCTTAGGCGCCTGGACCGGTACCTGTCGCTCCTCTTGCAACTCCTGGCGGGGCTCTTCCTGGTCCTGGCGGCCGCCGGGCCGCTTTGGGCCCGCCCCTTCCCCGCGGAGCGGGTGGTGGTGGCCTTGGACGGGTCCTTTTCCATGCGGGCGGTGGAGGCGGGAACCAGCAGGTTCGAGCAGGCCAGGCAGGAAGCGGGCCGGATTATCCGCGATCTTTCGGAAGGCGCCAGGGTGACGCTTGTCCTGCTGGCCGAAGGAGTCCAGGAGCTGGTCGTTGATGCCGCTCCCCGCGAGGCGCTGGAGGCCCTGGCCCGCGCTCAGTGCGCCTCCCGTCCCCTGAACGCCGCCCTGGCGGCCGCCCGGCTGGCCGCCTATCCCTCCCCGGTCATCCTGGTGACGGACAAGAACCTGCAACTGGGCGACCGGATAGTGAGGGTGGGAGGAGCGCTGGACAACGTGGGCCTTATCCGGGCGCGCTACGATTACTACCACGGGGAAGTTCTGTTCGCGGTAAAGAACTATTCCTCCGGGAAGAAAAAGGTCACCCTAAGCCTGTGGCAGGGGTCTACGCTGCTGGACGCTGTTGCCGCCGAGCTGTCTCCTCAGTCCGAGGCCGAGTATTCCCTGGCGGCGCCGGCGGCCGAAGGGGTGCTCACCCTTAAAATAGAGGACCCGGACGCGCTGGCAGAGGACAACGCCTATTTCGTGCCGGCGGGAAACCAGGGAAAGAAAAGAGTGCTTTTGCTCGGGGGCGACTTTTTTGTGGAAAAGGCGCTCGCCGCCATGGCCGACGCGGCGCTGCTCAAGGTCGAAAGCAACGAAGAGGCAGCCGGGGAGGAGGCAAGTCGGGCCCAGGTAGTGATTGCAGCCGACGGCCAACTGCCGCCCGCTCTCCCGGAGAGGGCGGGGGTCTGGTGCCTGGCGGCCGGCTCCGCGCTACCGGAGGTTAACGAGCGCCTCCCCTTAAAGGCGCTTCCCTCCCCCTTAACCGAGGGTTTGGTTTTGAAAGAGGTTTACCTGGAGGGGGCGGTGGCCCTTCCGGCGGGGGAGGGGATGCAAGTGGTGTTGAAGGCGGGCGACCTGCCGGTGATGGTCGCCGGGGTAGAAAACGGGCGGAGAACCGTCTACTCCAGTCTGGACTTCCGCCGCACCAACCTCGTCACCCGGCCCGACTTTCCCCTGCTGGTGAACAACCTGGTCCAATGGCTGGCCGCCGACGCGGCCGGGGAACACCCGGACAACCCGCCCGCCGCCCTGATAACGGGAGAAGGGCTCGACGCCGCTTCGGCCGCAAGCCGCCCGCCCCCAAATCCGCTGGCCGTGCCGCTTGCAAGGGCGGCTCTGGCCCTGGTGCTGGCTCTGCTGCTCCTGGAGGGGGAGGTGGCCAGGCGTGGGCTATGA
- a CDS encoding [FeFe] hydrogenase, group A, translating to MEARTNAMDPEKRELTRRSFLKMVAGSGLLLGLSGLLGGCMEDKSPAYVGGKGWLPYQYDLPGHLPAQVRGRVPIDPDNPSLSRDDQKCVLCGQCLEVCQSVQSVYGYYGLPVIDETICIHCGQCSLFCPTGAIRERDHTQEVLAALADESKFVVVQTAPATRVSLGEEFGLPPGAWVEGQQVAALRKLGFDAVLDTNFAADLTVMEEATELIKRIKGEAKRPLPQFTSCSPGWVKFCEYFYPELLPHLSSCKSPQQMLGALVKTYYAGRRGVDPGNIVSVSVMPCTAKKFEARRPEMNASAKYWQRQDLRDVDVVLTTRELARILKEKQIDLAALPEEQYDQLMGEKTGGAVIFGATGGVMEAAVRTAYFFITGEDPPASFLNLTPVRGLAGVKEAAVEMPGVGTLRVAVCHGMANGRKVLEAVRRKETPWHFVEFMACPGGCIGGGGQPRTAVPPTDALRAQRIAALYRADASLGKRSSYENAELAALYQGFLKHPMSELAEELLHTRYYSRADKLRPLSLAG from the coding sequence ATGGAGGCCAGAACAAACGCCATGGATCCGGAGAAGAGAGAACTTACCCGCCGTTCGTTTCTCAAGATGGTGGCCGGTAGCGGATTACTTTTGGGGCTGAGCGGCCTGCTGGGCGGCTGCATGGAGGATAAGAGCCCGGCATACGTGGGCGGGAAGGGCTGGCTGCCGTATCAGTACGACCTGCCGGGCCATCTGCCGGCCCAAGTGCGCGGCCGCGTGCCCATCGATCCCGATAACCCTTCCCTCAGCCGCGACGATCAAAAGTGCGTACTGTGCGGGCAGTGCCTGGAGGTTTGCCAGAGCGTGCAGAGTGTCTACGGCTATTACGGGCTACCGGTCATAGACGAAACCATCTGCATCCACTGCGGCCAGTGCTCCCTGTTCTGCCCCACGGGTGCTATCCGCGAGCGCGACCACACCCAAGAAGTACTGGCGGCACTGGCGGATGAAAGCAAGTTCGTGGTGGTTCAGACGGCACCGGCCACCAGGGTGTCCCTGGGCGAGGAATTCGGCCTGCCTCCCGGCGCCTGGGTGGAAGGGCAACAGGTGGCGGCGCTGAGAAAGCTAGGTTTTGACGCCGTATTGGACACCAACTTTGCCGCCGACCTGACCGTAATGGAGGAAGCCACCGAGTTGATCAAGCGGATCAAGGGCGAGGCCAAGCGGCCCCTGCCGCAATTTACCTCCTGCTCGCCCGGGTGGGTCAAATTCTGCGAGTATTTTTATCCGGAGTTACTACCCCACCTTTCTTCCTGTAAGTCGCCCCAGCAGATGCTCGGCGCTCTGGTCAAGACCTATTACGCCGGCCGGAGAGGCGTAGATCCCGGCAACATCGTTTCGGTTTCCGTCATGCCCTGTACGGCCAAGAAGTTTGAGGCCCGGCGGCCGGAGATGAATGCCAGCGCAAAATACTGGCAGCGCCAAGATTTGCGGGACGTAGATGTTGTGCTTACCACCCGGGAACTGGCCCGGATCCTCAAGGAGAAACAAATCGACCTGGCCGCTCTCCCTGAGGAGCAATACGACCAGCTTATGGGTGAGAAAACCGGAGGGGCGGTGATCTTCGGCGCCACCGGAGGAGTCATGGAGGCCGCCGTGCGCACCGCCTACTTCTTCATTACCGGCGAAGATCCTCCCGCCTCCTTTTTAAACCTTACGCCGGTTCGCGGCCTGGCCGGGGTGAAGGAGGCGGCGGTGGAGATGCCGGGCGTAGGCACCCTCCGGGTGGCTGTTTGCCACGGCATGGCCAACGGGCGCAAGGTCCTGGAGGCCGTGCGCCGGAAAGAGACCCCCTGGCATTTTGTGGAGTTTATGGCCTGCCCGGGAGGCTGCATCGGCGGCGGCGGGCAGCCCCGTACGGCCGTGCCGCCCACCGATGCCCTGCGCGCCCAACGCATCGCCGCCCTTTATAGGGCCGACGCGAGCCTTGGCAAACGCAGTAGCTACGAGAATGCGGAATTGGCCGCTCTATACCAGGGGTTTCTCAAGCACCCGATGAGCGAACTGGCCGAGGAGCTGCTCCACACCCGGTACTACTCCCGGGCCGACAAACTGCGGCCCCTGTCTCTGGCGGGGTAG
- a CDS encoding 4Fe-4S dicluster domain-containing protein: MGRSQAVLVDITKCVGCESCVVACRLYNDLKPGPRAGGEAKPDGPAELAPDRWTVVQSFRVEKDGSRVRRFVKRQCFHCLDPACASACFAKALQKTPEGPVVYNEKLCVGCRYCMIACPFEVLRYEWDKPFPRVLKCQMCLARIANDQMPACVSACPTGALTFGDRDKIIAEARQRQYSRPDLYVSQIYGLTEAGGTSWLYLSDVPFERLGFPTGVPERPLPEYTWAVLRWTPHLFVGWGALLAVMYLYNRRRAVAHSEEEMYAPVDAEE; the protein is encoded by the coding sequence ATGGGTCGTAGCCAGGCCGTGTTGGTAGATATTACTAAATGCGTGGGATGCGAGAGCTGCGTGGTCGCCTGCCGGTTGTACAACGACCTGAAGCCCGGTCCAAGAGCCGGCGGGGAGGCCAAACCCGACGGGCCGGCTGAGCTGGCCCCTGACCGGTGGACGGTGGTGCAGTCCTTCCGGGTGGAGAAGGACGGGAGCCGGGTGAGGCGCTTTGTGAAAAGGCAGTGCTTCCACTGCCTCGACCCGGCCTGCGCTTCCGCCTGTTTCGCCAAGGCCCTGCAGAAAACCCCGGAAGGCCCGGTGGTTTACAATGAAAAACTTTGCGTGGGCTGCCGCTACTGCATGATTGCCTGTCCCTTTGAGGTATTAAGGTACGAGTGGGACAAACCGTTTCCCAGGGTGCTCAAATGCCAGATGTGCCTGGCGCGAATCGCAAACGATCAAATGCCTGCCTGTGTAAGCGCGTGCCCTACTGGCGCCCTAACCTTCGGGGACCGGGACAAGATCATAGCGGAAGCCAGGCAGCGCCAGTACTCCCGGCCGGACCTTTACGTGAGCCAGATATACGGACTGACCGAAGCCGGAGGCACCTCCTGGCTTTACCTCTCGGACGTTCCCTTTGAACGGCTGGGGTTCCCGACCGGGGTTCCGGAGAGGCCGCTCCCGGAGTATACCTGGGCGGTGCTCCGCTGGACCCCGCACCTATTCGTGGGCTGGGGGGCCCTGCTGGCGGTCATGTACCTGTACAACCGGCGCCGAGCGGTAGCCCATTCGGAAGAAGAGATGTACGCCCCGGTGGATGCGGAGGAGTAG